The following are encoded in a window of Candidatus Hinthialibacter antarcticus genomic DNA:
- a CDS encoding type II secretion system protein gives MRNNRKLAFTLIELLVVVAIIGVLVVIAVPNFLHAQMKAKIAHTQANFYTFSNAFQAFQMDNGSSGK, from the coding sequence ATGAGAAATAATCGCAAATTGGCGTTCACATTGATCGAACTTTTGGTTGTCGTTGCGATCATTGGGGTTCTTGTCGTCATTGCGGTTCCAAACTTTCTTCATGCGCAAATGAAGGCGAAAATCGCCCATACGCAAGCCAATTTCTATACCTTCTCAAACGCATTTCAGGCGTTTCAAATGGATAATGGTTCATCCGGTAAGTGA